One Tamlana carrageenivorans genomic region harbors:
- a CDS encoding patatin-like phospholipase family protein, with protein MCRKIKFICLLFVLVFIQLPSNAQDKKPKVALVLSGGGAKGVAHIPVLQKLDSLGIVPDLVVGTSMGSVVGGLYSMGYSGNDIATILNKLDWTNLLGGRVTLARVGNEEKSEFDNYLVGLNWQNKKPTISTGLLNDQNLRELLALLTYPVYGVHDFDKLPIPYRAIATDIVHGNEVVIKGGSLLTAMRASMSIPSVFKPVEYEETLLVDGGVLNNFPTDIAKNLGADIIIGSDVGGGLKPKDQLNSITTILFQTSMLVSSMKNPENRKLCDVLVNHTPNLTYSTGDFNKSSFIYEEGKIATNEQTDALKELAEKLKTFEQRKPKVPEVPEEFMLDTVVYKGISKGSLNLVKSRINFESNTNYTPKEIVAGIDRAMGTNLFNQIVVVPKVKDGVLGLEINGVENSKYQVKLALHYDTYRGLGAILNYTGRNLLGNASRSLFTLDIAEQPKLLLQHQKIFGEQHMWWWRAEMLWLKLKQKVYSDGYGVNGINNSTFQFEYEFNRNIIPNKSYFGFSGLSKRLKLDPKIPVSKGSDTLIIDYYKFNNVLVDVHFNYNSFEEVFYCKRGTLLHASLGQSLLHKVDEAYTNYQEKIDGSTNSYTNAIIRYERRIPIKPALTAVINAKGAFTFEQSKRSNELSFDEYGYGGKFFIGGDLNRGLYNTFTFNGLNEDELSATQFMALSLGLQYNVINKVYVKPHVSLGSVGFKGFTDFTDTALSPKGSWSEATDPSALISAGSTFSYRSLFGPINLDVSWVNDLNQFRVFLGIGFQFGRFN; from the coding sequence ATGTGTCGGAAAATAAAATTCATTTGCCTTTTATTTGTACTAGTTTTTATTCAATTACCTTCAAATGCACAAGATAAAAAACCTAAAGTAGCTTTGGTTTTAAGTGGAGGAGGCGCTAAAGGTGTTGCTCATATTCCTGTTTTACAAAAATTAGATTCCTTAGGTATTGTTCCAGATTTAGTTGTGGGAACTAGTATGGGGAGTGTAGTTGGAGGTTTATACTCCATGGGCTATTCAGGTAATGATATTGCTACAATATTGAATAAATTGGATTGGACAAACCTTTTAGGAGGTAGAGTTACTTTAGCTAGAGTTGGAAACGAAGAAAAAAGTGAATTTGATAATTATTTAGTTGGCTTAAATTGGCAGAATAAAAAACCAACTATTAGTACAGGTTTATTAAATGATCAAAACCTTCGTGAACTTCTTGCGCTTTTAACTTACCCTGTTTATGGGGTACATGATTTTGATAAATTACCTATTCCATATCGTGCCATAGCAACCGATATTGTTCATGGAAATGAAGTCGTAATAAAAGGAGGTTCCTTATTAACGGCTATGCGAGCCAGTATGTCCATTCCCTCTGTTTTTAAGCCTGTAGAATATGAAGAAACCTTACTGGTTGACGGAGGTGTTTTAAACAATTTTCCAACAGATATTGCCAAAAACTTAGGGGCAGATATCATTATTGGTAGTGATGTTGGAGGGGGATTAAAACCTAAGGATCAATTAAATAGTATAACCACTATTCTGTTTCAAACTAGTATGTTGGTGAGTAGCATGAAAAATCCCGAAAATAGAAAGTTATGTGATGTGTTAGTTAACCATACACCTAATTTGACATATTCAACAGGTGATTTTAATAAAAGTAGTTTTATTTACGAAGAAGGTAAAATAGCTACAAACGAACAAACTGATGCGCTAAAGGAATTGGCAGAAAAGTTAAAAACTTTCGAGCAAAGAAAACCAAAAGTACCTGAAGTACCTGAGGAATTTATGCTAGATACTGTTGTTTATAAAGGAATAAGTAAAGGAAGCTTAAACCTAGTAAAATCTCGAATAAATTTTGAAAGCAATACCAATTATACGCCAAAAGAAATTGTAGCAGGTATTGATAGAGCTATGGGAACCAATCTGTTTAATCAAATAGTTGTTGTACCTAAAGTGAAAGATGGTGTTTTAGGTCTAGAAATAAATGGCGTTGAAAATTCAAAATATCAGGTTAAATTAGCATTACATTACGATACTTATAGAGGCTTAGGAGCAATACTTAACTATACGGGTAGAAACTTACTAGGAAATGCTTCTAGGTCATTGTTTACATTGGATATTGCCGAGCAACCTAAACTTCTACTTCAGCATCAAAAAATATTTGGTGAGCAACATATGTGGTGGTGGCGCGCAGAAATGTTATGGCTTAAACTTAAACAAAAGGTATATTCTGATGGCTATGGGGTAAATGGTATCAACAATAGTACGTTTCAATTTGAATATGAATTTAACCGCAACATTATTCCTAATAAAAGTTATTTTGGTTTTTCAGGCTTATCTAAGAGGTTAAAGTTAGATCCGAAAATACCTGTAAGCAAAGGTTCGGATACCTTGATTATAGATTATTATAAATTTAATAATGTTTTAGTTGATGTGCATTTTAATTACAATAGTTTCGAGGAAGTGTTTTATTGTAAAAGAGGCACTTTATTACATGCGTCCTTAGGGCAATCTCTGTTGCATAAGGTAGACGAAGCTTATACTAATTATCAAGAAAAAATTGACGGTAGTACAAATAGTTATACGAATGCCATCATTAGATATGAACGGCGAATTCCAATTAAACCTGCTTTAACAGCGGTAATTAACGCAAAAGGCGCTTTTACTTTTGAGCAATCTAAAAGATCTAATGAGCTTAGTTTTGATGAGTATGGCTACGGAGGAAAGTTTTTTATTGGCGGTGATTTAAATCGTGGATTGTATAATACGTTTACTTTTAATGGTTTAAATGAAGATGAGCTTTCAGCAACCCAATTTATGGCTTTAAGCTTAGGGCTTCAGTATAATGTGATTAATAAGGTTTATGTGAAACCACATGTCAGTTTAGGCTCTGTAGGTTTTAAAGGCTTTACTGATTTTACAGATACTGCTTTATCACCTAAAGGTTCGTGGTCGGAAGCAACCGATCCAAGTGCCTTGATTTCCGCGGGTTCTACATTTTCATACAGATCACTATTTGGACCTATTAATTTAGACGTTTCTTGGGTAAATGATTTAAACCAATTTCGAGTGTTTTTAGGAATTGGATTTCAATTTGGAAGATTTAATTAA
- a CDS encoding metal-dependent hydrolase: MKITFYGHASLGIEVNDVHILVDPFITANPKASSVNIETLKADYILVTHAHQDHIVDVEAIAKRTGAVVVSNFEIVSYYEKLGIEGHPMNHGGKWDFEFGTVKYVNAIHTSSFPDGSYGGQPGGFVIEGERKNIYIAGDTALTYDMKLIPLQTTLDLAILPIGDNFTMGIEDAIIASDFIECDKVMGYHYDTFGYIEIDHENAKRKFFEKNKDLMLLEIGEFIEL; the protein is encoded by the coding sequence ATGAAAATAACGTTTTATGGACACGCTAGTTTAGGTATTGAAGTGAATGATGTACATATTCTTGTGGATCCTTTTATTACAGCAAATCCAAAAGCTTCTAGTGTTAATATCGAAACGCTTAAAGCCGATTATATTTTAGTAACACACGCCCATCAAGATCATATTGTAGATGTTGAAGCTATTGCAAAACGTACAGGAGCTGTAGTGGTTTCAAACTTCGAAATTGTAAGCTATTATGAGAAACTTGGTATTGAAGGGCACCCTATGAATCATGGAGGTAAATGGGATTTTGAATTTGGTACTGTTAAATACGTAAACGCGATCCATACATCCTCTTTTCCAGATGGTAGTTATGGCGGACAACCAGGTGGGTTTGTTATTGAAGGTGAACGTAAAAATATTTATATAGCAGGAGATACAGCGCTTACCTATGATATGAAACTTATTCCCCTTCAAACGACATTAGATCTAGCTATTTTGCCTATTGGCGATAATTTTACCATGGGTATAGAAGATGCTATAATAGCTAGTGATTTTATAGAATGCGATAAAGTAATGGGGTATCATTACGATACTTTTGGATACATAGAAATAGATCATGAAAACGCTAAACGTAAATTCTTTGAAAAAAATAAAGATTTAATGCTATTAGAAATAGGAGAATTTATAGAGTTATAG
- a CDS encoding NADPH-dependent FMN reductase, whose translation MKNIIAFAGSNSKTSINKQLAVYASSLLKNVEVNILDLNDFELPLYGVDLESEIGIPDRAHDFLKLIKHTDGIILSLAEHNGAYSTAFKNLFDWMTRIESKTFYGKPMLLLATSPGGRGGQSVLEIASGRFPFHNAQIVETFSLPFFGEHFADNQITDMGFNADLKKKVETFQNAL comes from the coding sequence ATGAAAAATATAATCGCATTCGCAGGAAGCAATAGTAAAACATCTATAAATAAGCAATTAGCTGTTTACGCTTCAAGTTTATTGAAAAACGTAGAGGTTAATATTTTAGATTTAAATGATTTTGAATTGCCGCTTTATGGTGTCGATTTAGAATCAGAAATAGGGATTCCAGATAGGGCTCATGACTTTTTAAAATTAATTAAGCATACAGATGGTATTATTTTATCGCTTGCAGAACATAACGGAGCCTATTCCACAGCGTTTAAAAATTTATTCGATTGGATGACACGTATTGAAAGTAAAACGTTTTACGGTAAACCCATGTTGCTTTTAGCCACTTCACCAGGAGGTAGAGGAGGACAGTCGGTTTTGGAAATTGCTTCAGGAAGGTTTCCTTTTCATAATGCCCAGATTGTAGAGACTTTTTCATTGCCTTTTTTTGGCGAACACTTTGCTGATAATCAAATAACCGATATGGGTTTTAATGCCGATTTAAAGAAAAAAGTAGAAACTTTTCAAAATGCATTATAA
- a CDS encoding CPBP family intramembrane glutamic endopeptidase: MYIEQAFKGLYDWWRYIIGVFIIFCSWQIIGMIPLGIAVAYKVIRYGGDPAISNAQDIMLLLGSNLFLFVMLIAFSIGLIGVFISSKYLHQLPIKKLTTVRKKIDWSRFWFTFVLWGMVSVSFIFMDYFIYPEEFRWNFQLKPFLILCAIAVVFIPLQTSFEEYFFRGYLMQGFGMIFRNRWMPLLITSVGFGLMHLANPEVEQLGYIIMIYYIGTGFFLGIMTLMDDGLELALGFHAANNLFTALLVSADWTAFQTNSLFKDLSDPTEMGFMEIFVPVFIVYPALLFVFSKKYKWTDWKGKLTGKLIEPKIENNINLNSYDAEL, encoded by the coding sequence ATGTATATAGAACAAGCTTTTAAAGGATTATACGACTGGTGGCGCTATATTATTGGTGTGTTTATTATATTTTGTTCATGGCAAATTATCGGTATGATTCCTTTAGGTATTGCAGTGGCCTACAAAGTAATAAGATATGGTGGTGATCCTGCGATTTCTAACGCTCAGGATATTATGCTGTTACTAGGTAGCAATCTATTTCTGTTTGTTATGCTTATTGCATTCTCTATTGGTTTAATTGGTGTTTTTATAAGCTCGAAATACTTACATCAACTCCCCATAAAAAAATTAACCACAGTAAGAAAAAAAATAGACTGGTCGCGCTTCTGGTTTACATTTGTGCTTTGGGGAATGGTTTCAGTAAGTTTTATTTTTATGGACTATTTTATATATCCAGAAGAGTTTCGATGGAATTTTCAACTAAAACCATTCTTAATACTTTGTGCTATAGCGGTAGTTTTTATTCCATTACAAACGAGTTTTGAAGAATACTTTTTTAGAGGGTATTTAATGCAAGGTTTTGGAATGATTTTTAGAAACCGATGGATGCCTTTACTAATAACCTCTGTAGGCTTTGGATTAATGCATTTGGCAAATCCAGAGGTAGAACAATTGGGGTATATTATTATGATTTACTACATAGGAACGGGCTTTTTTTTGGGAATAATGACGCTCATGGACGACGGACTGGAACTGGCCTTAGGCTTTCATGCGGCCAATAATTTATTTACAGCACTTTTAGTTTCAGCAGATTGGACAGCCTTTCAAACCAACTCTTTGTTTAAAGATTTATCAGACCCTACAGAAATGGGATTTATGGAAATATTTGTTCCTGTTTTTATTGTGTATCCAGCGTTACTTTTCGTATTTTCCAAAAAATATAAATGGACCGATTGGAAAGGTAAACTGACCGGGAAATTAATAGAACCAAAAATTGAAAATAATATAAATTTGAATAGTTATGATGCCGAATTATAG
- the sppA gene encoding signal peptide peptidase SppA, translating to MSFFKRVLSTLTGIILFCTLCVIGLIIIGVIAGSTSSDTVKIKPNSVLNLKLDFPIKDYAGKIEFKQYSFLNEAKKNGLFNIIDAINYAATDDNIKGISIDNNFVDAGITQVKALRGALLKFKESGKFIVAYADVFSQKDYYLSSVADTIYINPAGMMEFKGLYSERLYFKDFQEKSGVKMEVVRLGKYKSAVEPFLSNEMSDNNREQISVYLNALWQDIKQDISVTRNVPVDQLNRIADSLLARTPKLAKASGLVDKIAYHDEYVHGMKQAIGVEAKKTLEMVSILDYSNYASSKIRDYSAKDRIAVIYAQGDIMYGEGDENTIGQGSMNASLKKAREDEKVKAVVLRINSPGGSALASELIWREIELTKQVKPVIVSMGDLAASGGYYIASNAHKIIAEPTTITGSIGVFGMLPNGKQLAENMGINAEQVITNANAVTYSFFEPLSDAQRHYIKEGIIDIYDLFSTRVSDGRNLTREQVEEIAQGRVWTGSDAIKIGLVDELGGLDLALKRAAEAANIDSYRINEFPVFEKDLDKILRKFGLVKAKETILEEELGAENYKLLKEIKALTDKKGVQLLFPFSTEIK from the coding sequence ATGAGCTTTTTTAAACGTGTGTTATCAACATTAACAGGCATTATATTATTTTGCACGTTATGTGTTATCGGATTAATAATTATTGGTGTTATTGCAGGATCTACTTCTAGTGATACCGTTAAAATCAAACCAAATTCAGTATTAAATTTAAAATTAGATTTTCCAATTAAGGATTACGCCGGAAAGATTGAATTTAAACAGTATTCGTTTTTAAATGAAGCTAAAAAAAATGGTTTATTTAATATTATAGATGCGATAAATTATGCGGCTACCGACGATAATATTAAAGGAATTTCTATAGATAACAATTTTGTTGATGCCGGAATAACTCAAGTTAAAGCCTTGCGAGGCGCTTTGTTAAAGTTTAAAGAATCAGGGAAGTTTATTGTGGCTTACGCCGATGTTTTTTCTCAAAAAGATTATTACTTAAGCTCTGTGGCAGATACCATCTACATCAACCCAGCAGGAATGATGGAGTTTAAAGGTTTGTATTCCGAGCGTTTGTATTTTAAAGATTTTCAAGAGAAATCGGGGGTTAAAATGGAAGTAGTACGTTTAGGGAAGTATAAAAGTGCTGTAGAACCATTTTTAAGTAATGAAATGAGTGACAACAACAGGGAACAAATCTCAGTGTATTTAAATGCGCTTTGGCAAGATATTAAACAAGACATTTCGGTAACCAGAAATGTGCCTGTAGATCAACTTAATCGTATTGCTGATAGTTTGTTAGCTAGAACACCTAAATTGGCAAAAGCTTCTGGACTTGTAGATAAAATAGCCTATCATGATGAATATGTTCATGGGATGAAGCAAGCCATCGGGGTAGAGGCAAAAAAAACGCTTGAAATGGTTTCAATTTTAGATTACTCAAATTATGCGTCGTCTAAAATTAGAGATTATTCGGCAAAAGATAGAATAGCGGTAATCTATGCTCAAGGAGACATCATGTATGGTGAAGGTGATGAAAATACCATTGGTCAAGGTTCTATGAATGCTTCACTTAAAAAAGCACGTGAAGATGAAAAAGTAAAAGCTGTTGTGTTAAGAATTAACTCTCCAGGGGGATCGGCACTGGCTAGTGAACTTATTTGGAGAGAAATTGAACTGACTAAACAAGTTAAACCTGTTATTGTTTCTATGGGTGATCTGGCCGCATCGGGTGGTTATTACATTGCCTCGAATGCTCATAAAATTATAGCTGAGCCTACTACGATTACAGGAAGTATAGGCGTTTTTGGTATGTTACCTAATGGAAAACAATTGGCTGAAAACATGGGGATTAATGCCGAGCAAGTGATTACCAATGCCAATGCAGTAACTTATAGCTTTTTTGAACCTTTAAGTGATGCTCAACGCCATTATATTAAGGAAGGTATTATTGATATTTATGATTTGTTTTCTACACGTGTTTCAGATGGAAGAAATTTAACGAGAGAACAAGTAGAAGAAATAGCACAAGGAAGGGTTTGGACTGGGTCTGATGCCATTAAAATTGGGTTGGTAGACGAACTTGGTGGTTTAGATCTGGCTCTTAAACGGGCTGCTGAAGCTGCTAATATTGATAGTTATAGAATTAATGAATTTCCTGTATTTGAAAAAGATCTGGATAAAATCCTTCGAAAATTTGGTTTGGTTAAAGCTAAAGAAACCATTTTAGAAGAAGAATTAGGTGCAGAAAACTATAAGCTTTTAAAAGAAATTAAAGCTTTAACCGATAAAAAAGGTGTACAATTGTTGTTTCCGTTTAGTACGGAAATTAAATAA
- a CDS encoding AMP-binding protein, with protein MMPNYRNVHNKFKLDNVSYKHEDLMEVAYSYVKEGLPFQQELGNFLLDWLDDYDYVEVQTSGSTGKPKKLKIKKQAMVNSAIATGDFFNLKPGYKVLHCLPSNFIAGKMTIVRAIILGLELDMVQPSAFPRIDYEKDYDFCAFTPMQLKNFAKDLESIKAVIVGGGMVSKHIVDLIQDKKPVVYETYGMTETVSHIAVRKLNHLEKSEKVSYFKTLPNITISTDERDCLVINAPAISDETIVTNDIVKIHSTNSFEWLGRYDNVVNSGGIKLYPEQIERKLQSKINTDFFITSKPDDTLGEKLVLVIQSDSNDLEPAVFEGLGKYEKPKEIINVSKFVETTSGKIHRQRTLDSVKS; from the coding sequence ATGATGCCGAATTATAGAAATGTTCACAACAAGTTTAAGTTAGATAATGTAAGTTATAAACATGAAGATTTAATGGAAGTAGCTTATAGCTATGTGAAGGAAGGCTTGCCGTTTCAGCAAGAATTAGGTAATTTTTTATTAGACTGGTTAGATGATTATGATTATGTTGAAGTACAGACATCGGGATCTACAGGTAAACCTAAAAAATTAAAAATAAAGAAACAAGCCATGGTAAATTCAGCTATTGCTACCGGCGATTTCTTTAACTTAAAACCAGGTTATAAAGTACTACATTGTTTGCCTTCAAACTTTATTGCTGGTAAAATGACCATAGTAAGAGCAATCATTTTAGGTTTGGAATTGGATATGGTACAACCTTCTGCTTTTCCAAGAATTGATTATGAAAAGGATTATGATTTTTGCGCCTTTACACCAATGCAACTTAAAAATTTTGCTAAAGATTTAGAAAGTATTAAAGCAGTAATAGTAGGTGGAGGCATGGTTTCAAAACATATTGTCGATTTAATTCAAGATAAAAAACCGGTGGTTTATGAAACTTATGGTATGACAGAAACCGTTTCACATATTGCTGTGAGAAAACTTAATCATTTAGAAAAATCTGAAAAAGTATCATATTTTAAAACCTTACCCAATATCACTATTTCAACCGATGAAAGAGATTGTTTGGTCATTAATGCACCAGCCATTTCAGATGAAACAATTGTAACCAATGATATTGTAAAAATACATTCAACAAACAGTTTTGAATGGTTAGGACGTTACGATAACGTGGTGAATTCTGGAGGTATTAAATTGTATCCAGAGCAAATCGAACGTAAACTTCAAAGTAAAATAAATACTGATTTTTTTATTACCTCTAAGCCCGATGATACTTTAGGTGAAAAACTTGTATTGGTGATTCAAAGTGATTCAAATGATTTAGAACCAGCAGTTTTTGAAGGTTTAGGTAAATATGAAAAACCAAAAGAAATTATTAATGTTTCTAAGTTTGTAGAAACCACTTCGGGGAAAATTCACCGCCAAAGAACTTTAGACTCGGTTAAATCGTAA
- a CDS encoding o-succinylbenzoate synthase: MLAKYHKYILDFKQASGTSRGILRKKETWFIVLQENNKQGIGECGVFRGLSVDDVPNYEDVLKWTCEHIHLGLEALLKKLYNFPSIQFGLEMAFQSLQSITPFELLPSKFTQGKMGIPINGLIWMGDESFMKAQIKSKIEAGFSCIKMKIGAINFETEIDLLKSIRKEFSSNDIELRVDANGAFQPSEALEKLKVLSELDLHSIEQPIKQGQLDDMAHLCEKTPLPIALDEELIGVFSVTKKKELLQTIKPQYIILKPSLIGGFGGSTDWIATAEKQNINWWITSALESNVGLNAIAQFTFKLHSNLPQGLGTGGLFTNNFESPLQVNRGTLVYNSDLSWNLKL, translated from the coding sequence ATGCTAGCAAAATATCATAAGTACATTCTAGATTTTAAGCAAGCCAGTGGCACTTCGCGAGGTATACTTCGAAAAAAGGAAACATGGTTTATTGTTTTACAAGAAAATAATAAACAAGGTATAGGAGAATGTGGTGTATTTCGAGGTTTAAGTGTTGATGATGTCCCCAATTATGAAGACGTTTTAAAATGGACTTGTGAGCATATTCATCTAGGTCTCGAGGCGCTATTAAAGAAACTTTATAATTTTCCATCCATTCAATTTGGATTAGAAATGGCTTTTCAATCCTTACAAAGCATAACTCCATTTGAATTATTGCCTTCTAAGTTTACACAAGGAAAAATGGGCATTCCTATTAACGGATTGATTTGGATGGGTGATGAAAGCTTCATGAAAGCCCAAATTAAATCAAAAATTGAAGCCGGATTTTCATGTATAAAGATGAAAATTGGTGCTATTAACTTCGAAACTGAAATCGACCTTTTAAAATCTATAAGAAAAGAATTTTCATCAAATGATATCGAATTACGCGTAGATGCCAACGGTGCATTTCAACCTTCAGAAGCCCTAGAAAAATTAAAAGTTTTGTCTGAATTAGATTTGCATTCCATTGAACAACCCATAAAACAAGGTCAGCTAGATGATATGGCCCATTTATGTGAAAAAACACCCTTGCCTATTGCTTTAGATGAAGAATTAATAGGTGTGTTTTCTGTAACAAAGAAAAAGGAATTGCTACAAACGATTAAACCGCAGTACATCATTTTAAAACCAAGTTTAATTGGTGGTTTTGGAGGAAGTACAGATTGGATAGCTACCGCTGAAAAGCAAAATATAAATTGGTGGATTACTAGTGCTTTAGAGAGTAATGTAGGGTTAAATGCCATAGCTCAATTTACATTTAAACTTCATAGTAATTTGCCTCAAGGTTTAGGTACTGGTGGGTTGTTTACCAATAATTTCGAGAGCCCTTTGCAGGTAAATCGTGGTACGTTGGTGTATAATAGCGACTTAAGTTGGAACCTTAAATTATAA
- a CDS encoding acyl-CoA carboxylase subunit beta, with the protein MDLNFNKNEDHNKLLLSDLNQRLIKVSLGGGKKRIEKLHSQGKMTARERIDYLLDEKSKAIEIAAFAGEDMYEEHGGCPSGGVVVKIGYIKGKQCVVVANDATVKAGAWFPITGKKNLRAQEIAIENKLPIIYLVDSAGVYLPLQDEIFPDKEHFGRIFRNNAIMSSMGITQIAAIMGSCVAGGAYLPIMSDESIIVDKTGSIFLAGSYLVKAAIGESIDNETLGGATTHCEISGVTDYKAKDDEDALNTIKNIVGKIGDYDKAGFNRIEAKNPLENPEDLFGIIPKSRADQYDMYEVIKRLVDNSEYDEYKAGYGQTIITCYARIDGWAVGIVANQRKLVKTKKGEMQFGGVIYNDSADKATRFIANCNQKKIPLVFLQDVTGFMVGSKSEHSGIIKDGAKMVNAVSNSVVPKFTIIIGNSYGAGNYAMCGKAYDPRLIAAWPSAELAVMSGNSAAKVLLQIEKASLEKSGEKITPEKEAELFNKIKDRYDNQVSPYYAAARIWTDGIINPLDTRTWVSMGIEAANHAPIEKAFNLGVLQV; encoded by the coding sequence ATGGATCTTAACTTCAATAAAAACGAAGATCACAATAAACTTTTACTCTCCGACCTTAACCAACGCTTAATAAAAGTTAGCCTTGGCGGCGGAAAAAAACGCATTGAAAAACTACATAGTCAAGGTAAAATGACGGCTAGAGAGCGTATTGACTATTTATTAGATGAAAAATCTAAAGCCATTGAAATTGCTGCCTTTGCAGGTGAAGACATGTACGAAGAGCACGGTGGATGCCCTTCTGGCGGCGTTGTGGTAAAAATAGGATACATAAAAGGCAAACAATGTGTTGTGGTTGCTAATGATGCGACTGTGAAAGCTGGTGCCTGGTTTCCTATTACAGGAAAAAAGAATCTTAGGGCACAAGAAATTGCCATAGAAAACAAATTGCCGATTATTTATTTAGTTGATTCTGCAGGCGTTTATCTCCCTTTGCAGGATGAGATATTCCCTGATAAAGAGCATTTCGGACGCATATTTAGAAACAATGCGATTATGAGTAGTATGGGTATTACCCAAATAGCTGCCATTATGGGAAGCTGTGTGGCTGGTGGTGCCTATTTACCTATTATGAGTGATGAATCTATAATTGTGGATAAAACGGGCAGTATTTTCCTTGCCGGAAGTTATTTAGTTAAAGCTGCGATTGGAGAATCCATCGACAATGAAACTTTAGGCGGCGCAACTACCCATTGTGAGATATCTGGAGTTACCGATTATAAGGCTAAAGATGACGAAGATGCTTTAAATACCATAAAAAATATTGTAGGTAAGATTGGTGATTATGATAAAGCTGGTTTTAATCGTATTGAAGCGAAAAATCCTTTAGAAAATCCAGAAGATTTATTTGGAATTATTCCAAAATCTAGAGCCGATCAATATGATATGTATGAGGTTATCAAGCGTTTAGTTGACAACTCCGAATACGATGAATATAAAGCGGGTTACGGACAAACCATAATTACCTGTTATGCTAGAATAGACGGCTGGGCAGTTGGTATCGTAGCTAATCAGCGAAAACTAGTTAAAACCAAAAAGGGTGAAATGCAATTTGGAGGTGTTATTTACAATGATAGCGCCGATAAAGCCACGCGTTTTATAGCAAACTGTAACCAAAAGAAAATTCCTTTAGTGTTTTTACAAGATGTTACTGGATTTATGGTTGGTAGTAAAAGTGAGCATAGTGGTATTATTAAAGATGGTGCTAAAATGGTAAATGCAGTAAGTAATTCGGTTGTGCCCAAATTTACCATTATCATCGGTAATAGCTATGGCGCAGGTAACTATGCCATGTGTGGAAAAGCCTACGACCCTCGATTAATAGCAGCTTGGCCCAGTGCAGAACTAGCAGTAATGAGTGGTAATTCGGCCGCAAAAGTATTATTACAAATAGAAAAAGCTTCTTTAGAAAAATCAGGAGAAAAGATAACGCCTGAAAAAGAAGCAGAATTATTCAATAAAATTAAAGACCGCTATGATAATCAGGTGTCGCCATACTATGCTGCAGCTAGAATTTGGACCGATGGAATTATTAATCCGTTAGATACTAGAACTTGGGTAAGTATGGGTATAGAAGCAGCAAACCACGCGCCTATTGAAAAAGCCTTTAATTTAGGTGTTCTGCAAGTTTAA
- a CDS encoding DoxX family protein, with product MDTIKSLNKWANTHTYLPLDMVRVGLGVFLFFKGINFMTHTELLMGLFKPIENFAGGMLVLHYIAPAHFIGGVLIAFGLLTRWAIIAQLPILIGAILINFVGEMHVNNLIVAISALLVCSFFLVYGSGRHSADYYFKMQQ from the coding sequence ATGGATACTATAAAATCATTAAACAAATGGGCTAATACACACACGTATCTGCCTTTAGATATGGTTCGCGTTGGCTTGGGGGTATTTCTTTTTTTTAAAGGCATCAACTTTATGACGCATACCGAGTTGCTCATGGGGCTCTTTAAACCTATTGAGAACTTTGCAGGCGGCATGCTTGTATTGCATTATATTGCACCTGCTCATTTTATTGGTGGCGTGCTCATTGCCTTCGGACTCCTAACCCGTTGGGCCATTATCGCACAGCTCCCTATTTTAATAGGAGCCATACTTATTAATTTTGTTGGAGAAATGCATGTAAACAACCTAATTGTAGCTATTTCGGCACTATTAGTATGTAGCTTCTTTTTAGTTTACGGTTCGGGAAGACATTCAGCAGATTATTATTTTAAAATGCAGCAATAA